A single region of the Bacteroides luhongzhouii genome encodes:
- a CDS encoding sialate O-acetylesterase produces MKKNICIILSLLLYTIGMQAEVRLPGIFSDRMVLQRDTPIPLWGFADPKETVVIEFNGKQYKTQASKTGEWAVNLQKHKAGGPYELRVNQKIIQDVYVGDVYLCSGQSNMELTVKRVMDKYKDEIVSYENNLIRYTKTSYAYNFIEPQQDSNNEWKICTRENALDFAALCYFFAKEMQAEKGVAIGIINSSWGGTNIASWSTRQSLEKYARFREKLQSPQYINPDYPDSVKNAQKEQVNQWHRQQSSNDLGNKEKWTHKNFDASDWEEVDVFNSNWGGSWNAPINGVHYFRQRINIPESLAGQQAVLRVGTLKDSDATYINGICIGRTSYQYPPRIYQVPTDLLRAGENEIVIRLVSSAGRPEFVKGKPYQLEIAGQTIPLTAMWQYKTGCIMKRIPSTTGFQNEPTGLYNSMIHPLRNYGIRGVIWYQGESDTGPEGSKHYEKHLIDLVNDWRIQWNNKNLPFVIVQLANYQQRSKVPVESGNAQVREAQRKASLQLKNAGLATAIDLGESNDIHPLNKKDLAHRCVLQMNKLAFGEKNIIAEGPMAEVAELKEDGRIVVFFKQGTGTLKHAKSLEGIAIAANDGKYKFVEAYTEGDHVIAIWNGKGIPSSIRYAWENNPPSSIYNTEGLPASSFQLPIIYKVEYPVTVKRKIND; encoded by the coding sequence ATGAAGAAGAACATTTGCATCATTTTGAGCCTGCTGTTATATACAATAGGTATGCAGGCAGAAGTAAGACTTCCCGGAATCTTTTCCGACAGGATGGTTTTACAACGTGACACCCCTATCCCATTATGGGGTTTTGCAGATCCCAAAGAAACAGTTGTTATCGAATTCAACGGAAAGCAATACAAAACCCAGGCTTCTAAAACAGGAGAATGGGCGGTCAATCTGCAGAAGCACAAGGCCGGAGGTCCCTACGAATTGAGAGTCAACCAGAAAATAATACAAGATGTATACGTCGGCGACGTGTATCTATGCAGCGGACAATCGAATATGGAACTTACCGTAAAGCGTGTCATGGATAAATACAAGGATGAAATCGTATCGTATGAAAATAATCTGATCCGTTATACCAAAACTTCGTATGCTTACAACTTTATCGAACCTCAACAAGATAGCAATAATGAATGGAAAATCTGTACCCGGGAGAATGCATTGGACTTCGCAGCCCTATGTTATTTCTTCGCAAAAGAAATGCAGGCAGAGAAAGGAGTTGCAATTGGCATTATCAATAGTAGCTGGGGAGGGACAAACATAGCATCATGGTCTACCCGCCAGTCACTCGAGAAATATGCCAGATTCCGGGAAAAGCTCCAATCCCCACAGTACATCAATCCCGATTATCCGGATTCTGTGAAGAACGCCCAAAAAGAACAAGTGAATCAATGGCATCGACAGCAATCGTCCAATGATCTTGGAAACAAAGAAAAATGGACGCATAAAAACTTCGATGCTTCAGATTGGGAAGAAGTGGATGTATTCAACTCGAACTGGGGAGGTAGTTGGAACGCTCCTATCAATGGAGTACATTACTTCCGCCAGCGAATTAACATACCCGAATCATTAGCCGGACAACAAGCTGTTTTACGCGTGGGAACACTAAAAGACTCGGATGCTACTTATATAAACGGTATCTGTATAGGAAGAACAAGTTATCAATATCCACCGCGTATCTATCAGGTCCCGACAGACTTACTCCGTGCCGGTGAAAACGAGATTGTCATCCGTCTTGTCAGCAGTGCCGGCCGACCGGAATTTGTAAAAGGGAAGCCTTACCAATTGGAAATAGCCGGGCAAACAATTCCGCTGACCGCTATGTGGCAGTATAAAACAGGCTGTATAATGAAGCGTATTCCCTCTACTACAGGATTCCAAAATGAACCCACCGGACTATACAATAGCATGATTCATCCGTTACGCAACTACGGAATACGAGGTGTAATCTGGTATCAAGGAGAGTCAGATACGGGTCCTGAAGGTAGCAAACATTATGAAAAACATCTGATTGATCTTGTAAACGACTGGCGTATCCAATGGAACAATAAAAACCTGCCTTTCGTCATCGTGCAACTTGCGAATTACCAACAAAGAAGCAAGGTGCCTGTAGAAAGCGGCAACGCACAAGTGCGTGAAGCACAACGTAAAGCAAGTCTTCAGTTAAAGAATGCCGGACTGGCTACTGCCATTGATTTAGGTGAAAGTAATGATATTCATCCGCTCAACAAAAAAGACTTGGCACACCGTTGTGTGCTTCAAATGAATAAGCTAGCTTTCGGTGAGAAGAATATCATAGCAGAAGGTCCTATGGCAGAGGTTGCCGAACTGAAAGAAGACGGTCGGATCGTTGTCTTTTTCAAGCAAGGAACGGGCACTTTAAAACACGCTAAATCATTAGAAGGCATTGCCATTGCTGCCAATGATGGAAAATATAAATTTGTAGAAGCCTATACCGAAGGCGATCATGTAATCGCCATCTGGAACGGAAAAGGAATACCGTCAAGCATCCGCTATGCATGGGAAAACAATCCCCCCTCTTCCATCTACAATACAGAAGGACTTCCCGCATCGAGTTTTCAATTACCAATCATCTACAAAGTAGAATATCCGGTTACAGTGAAACGTAAGATAAATGATTAA
- the murQ gene encoding N-acetylmuramic acid 6-phosphate etherase translates to MQITEQPSLYDNLEKKSVREILEDINREDQKVALAVQKAIPQIELLVNQIVPRMKQGGRIFYMGAGTSGRLGVLDASEIPPTFGMPPTWIIGLIAGGDTALRNPVEGAEDHMNRGWEELTEYHINQKDTVIGIAASGTTPYVIGALREARKHGILTGCITSNPDSPMAAEADVAIEMIVGPEYVTGSSRMKSGTGQKMILNMISTSVMIQLGRVKGNKMVNMQLSNHKLVERGTRMIMEELGLDHDHAQKLLLLHGSVKKAIDSYRYSQDH, encoded by the coding sequence ATGCAGATAACCGAACAACCGTCGCTCTACGACAATCTGGAAAAGAAGTCCGTACGGGAAATATTAGAAGACATTAACCGGGAAGACCAAAAGGTGGCGCTAGCCGTTCAAAAAGCCATTCCACAAATCGAACTGCTCGTCAACCAAATTGTGCCCCGCATGAAACAGGGTGGACGTATCTTTTACATGGGTGCAGGTACCAGTGGTCGCTTGGGAGTGCTGGACGCTTCAGAGATACCTCCAACATTCGGAATGCCCCCTACCTGGATTATCGGATTGATAGCCGGTGGGGATACCGCCCTGCGCAATCCGGTAGAAGGTGCCGAGGACCATATGAACCGGGGATGGGAAGAACTTACGGAATATCATATCAATCAAAAAGATACAGTGATTGGCATTGCAGCTTCGGGAACTACTCCTTATGTAATCGGTGCCTTACGAGAAGCCCGCAAGCATGGTATCCTGACAGGTTGCATCACCAGTAATCCCGATTCTCCAATGGCGGCAGAAGCCGATGTCGCCATCGAAATGATTGTCGGTCCGGAATATGTCACAGGAAGTTCGAGAATGAAATCAGGCACCGGACAGAAAATGATTCTGAACATGATCAGTACGTCGGTGATGATTCAACTCGGACGGGTGAAAGGAAATAAGATGGTAAACATGCAGCTTAGTAATCATAAACTGGTAGAAAGAGGAACCAGGATGATTATGGAGGAACTGGGATTAGATCATGACCATGCACAAAAATTGTTGCTGTTACACGGTTCAGTTAAAAAAGCGATTGACTCTTACCGATATTCTCAAGATCATTAA
- a CDS encoding ATPase: MILIADSGSTKTDWCIVFNGTPIKRIGTKGINPFFQSEEEIQQELTHSLLPQLPEGTINSVFFYGAGCTPERAPVLRRAIADSLPIIGNIKANSDMLAAARGLCGHEAGIACILGTGSNSCFYNGEEIVNNISPLGFILGDEGSGAVLGKLLVGDILKNQLSPAIQEAFLKQFDLTAPEIIDRVYRQPFPNRFLASLSPFIAQHLEEPGIRQLVLGSFIAFFRRNVMQYDYTQYPVHFIGSVAHCYREILQEAAQETGVRIGKILQSPMEGLILYHTASSQPL, from the coding sequence ATGATACTCATTGCAGATAGTGGTTCTACCAAAACCGACTGGTGCATCGTTTTCAACGGCACCCCAATCAAACGAATTGGAACAAAAGGAATTAACCCCTTCTTCCAATCAGAAGAAGAGATTCAACAAGAGCTGACACATTCCCTTCTGCCACAACTACCGGAAGGAACGATCAACTCCGTCTTTTTTTATGGTGCAGGATGCACTCCCGAAAGGGCTCCTGTTCTCCGGCGGGCCATCGCCGACAGCCTGCCCATCATCGGAAATATCAAAGCCAACTCGGATATGCTTGCCGCTGCCCGCGGACTATGCGGACATGAAGCAGGGATTGCCTGCATCCTCGGCACAGGTTCCAATTCTTGTTTCTACAATGGTGAAGAGATTGTCAACAACATCTCCCCTCTTGGATTCATCTTGGGCGACGAGGGAAGCGGAGCCGTCCTTGGCAAATTACTGGTGGGAGACATTCTGAAGAATCAACTTTCTCCTGCCATCCAAGAAGCATTTCTAAAACAATTCGACCTGACAGCTCCCGAAATCATCGACCGGGTTTACCGTCAGCCCTTCCCGAATCGTTTTCTGGCAAGTCTGTCCCCTTTTATAGCGCAACATCTGGAAGAGCCGGGGATACGACAATTAGTGCTTGGCAGTTTTATTGCTTTCTTCCGAAGAAACGTAATGCAATATGATTACACGCAGTATCCTGTACACTTTATCGGATCAGTGGCTCACTGCTACAGGGAGATATTACAAGAAGCTGCACAAGAGACAGGAGTCAGAATCGGAAAGATTCTCCAAAGTCCGATGGAGGGGTTAATTTTATATCATACCGCTTCATCTCAACCATTGTAA
- a CDS encoding MFS transporter, which yields MTTPTIKRNPWSWIPTLYFAEGLPYVAVMTIAVIMYKRLGLSNTEIALYTSWLYLPWTIKPLWSPFVDLVKTKRAWIIAMQGFIAAGFAGIAFFIPTAHYVQLTLAFFWLLAFSSATHDIAADGFYMLGLNNKEQSFFVGIRNTFYRLANIFGQGILVMLAGWLETSQNNIPLAWSITFYLLAGLFLALTIYHRLILPHPDSDIKRPGLTPGKLLGDFLLTFVTFFQKKNLGLMFFFLLTYRLGESQLAKIASPFLLDTSDKGGLGLSTATVGMIYGTIGVVALLLGGIISGFLVSRDGFKKWILPMALAINIPDLLYVWMAAATPDNPIFIAICVAIEQLGYGFGFTAYMLYLIYIAEGEHKTAHYAIGTGFMALGMMLPGMPAGWIQEHLGYTNFFIWVCICTIPGIVASLMIRNRLEDAFGKKQ from the coding sequence ATGACAACACCCACTATAAAGAGAAATCCCTGGAGCTGGATACCAACCCTCTACTTCGCAGAAGGGCTGCCCTATGTAGCGGTAATGACAATTGCTGTTATCATGTACAAACGTTTGGGATTATCCAATACGGAAATAGCCTTATACACTTCCTGGCTCTATCTTCCTTGGACTATCAAACCGCTATGGAGTCCATTCGTCGACCTGGTGAAAACGAAACGCGCCTGGATTATTGCCATGCAAGGTTTCATCGCTGCCGGATTTGCAGGAATAGCCTTCTTTATTCCGACTGCTCATTATGTACAGTTGACTCTTGCCTTTTTCTGGTTGTTGGCGTTCAGTTCCGCTACGCATGACATCGCAGCAGACGGTTTCTATATGCTCGGACTCAATAATAAGGAACAATCTTTCTTTGTCGGTATTCGAAATACGTTTTATCGGCTTGCTAATATTTTCGGGCAGGGAATTCTAGTCATGCTGGCAGGATGGCTGGAAACATCACAGAACAATATTCCCTTGGCATGGAGTATTACATTCTACCTTCTCGCCGGATTATTTCTGGCTCTTACTATCTATCATCGGCTTATCCTCCCCCATCCTGATTCGGATATTAAACGTCCCGGACTCACACCGGGTAAGTTGTTGGGAGATTTTCTCCTGACCTTTGTCACATTCTTTCAGAAAAAAAACCTGGGTCTCATGTTCTTTTTCCTCCTCACCTACCGGTTGGGAGAATCACAGTTAGCCAAAATTGCTTCTCCTTTCCTGCTCGACACTAGCGATAAAGGTGGACTGGGTTTATCTACGGCAACTGTCGGAATGATCTACGGTACCATAGGCGTCGTAGCTTTGTTACTCGGTGGAATCATCAGTGGTTTCCTCGTTTCCCGCGACGGATTCAAAAAATGGATATTACCCATGGCATTAGCCATCAACATTCCCGATCTATTATATGTATGGATGGCTGCCGCCACCCCGGACAATCCTATATTTATAGCCATTTGTGTAGCTATCGAACAGCTGGGGTATGGTTTCGGCTTTACCGCTTATATGCTATATCTGATTTATATTGCGGAAGGTGAACACAAAACGGCGCACTATGCTATCGGAACCGGATTTATGGCACTGGGCATGATGCTTCCGGGGATGCCTGCAGGATGGATACAAGAACATCTCGGATACACAAATTTCTTTATCTGGGTTTGTATTTGTACCATACCCGGTATCGTCGCCTCATTAATGATTCGCAACCGACTGGAAGATGCTTTCGGAAAGAAACAATAA
- a CDS encoding SpoIID/LytB domain-containing protein has translation MTEPHIAVGILSGKEIRFSFPESFISSDGIVISGIQQTVYQKGKICWQGKEYDKLSFTPQQPTSSFFELQDVTIGINFHWERKESQRFKGELKIIIEEEQLTAINVISIEEYLISVISSEMSATASLELLKAHAVISRSWLLNKWKTESRNQEMENEKIGKSIQKDSVANSQFSILNSQFIKWYDHEAHKNFDVCADDHCQRYQGITRASTPQAIEAVIATRGEVLMYAGTICDTRFSKCCGGAFEEFQNCWENVKHPYLIGQRDCKVENQLPDLTIETEADKWIRTSPDAFCNTQDKEILGQVLNNYDQETADFYRWKVSYSQQELSTLIHQRSGIDFGQILDLIPIERGTSGRLVRLKIVGTLRTLIIGKELEIRRTLSTSHLYSSAFVVDKEYEEKGHKEDKIPSRFILTGAGWGHGVGLCQIGAAVMGEQGYKYEEILSHYYPGSTLEKQYQ, from the coding sequence ATGACCGAACCTCATATCGCAGTTGGAATTCTTTCCGGAAAAGAGATTAGGTTCTCTTTTCCGGAAAGCTTTATATCTTCTGATGGAATAGTAATCTCCGGAATACAGCAAACCGTCTATCAGAAAGGAAAAATCTGTTGGCAGGGGAAAGAGTATGACAAACTATCCTTCACTCCTCAACAGCCTACTTCTTCTTTCTTCGAACTGCAGGATGTTACTATCGGCATCAACTTTCATTGGGAACGTAAAGAAAGTCAAAGGTTCAAAGGAGAGCTAAAAATAATCATTGAAGAAGAGCAACTCACTGCTATCAATGTGATCTCCATCGAGGAATATCTCATCAGTGTGATTTCATCAGAAATGAGTGCTACTGCTTCTTTAGAACTACTAAAGGCACATGCCGTTATCTCCCGAAGCTGGCTGTTGAATAAGTGGAAGACAGAGAGTAGAAACCAAGAAATGGAGAACGAGAAAATAGGAAAGTCTATACAAAAGGATAGCGTAGCCAATTCTCAATTCTCCATCCTCAATTCTCAATTTATCAAATGGTACGACCACGAAGCACACAAGAACTTTGACGTATGTGCAGACGATCACTGCCAACGGTATCAAGGAATTACACGTGCCTCAACACCACAAGCTATCGAGGCAGTCATTGCTACCCGGGGTGAAGTATTGATGTATGCAGGAACGATTTGTGACACCCGTTTCTCTAAATGTTGCGGCGGAGCTTTTGAAGAGTTCCAGAATTGTTGGGAAAACGTAAAGCACCCCTATCTCATCGGTCAACGGGATTGTAAGGTCGAAAACCAACTGCCCGATTTGACAATAGAGACAGAGGCTGACAAATGGATCCGTACTTCACCTGACGCATTCTGCAACACGCAGGATAAAGAGATTCTAGGCCAGGTATTAAACAACTATGACCAGGAAACGGCAGACTTCTATCGTTGGAAAGTCAGCTATTCCCAACAAGAACTTTCAACACTGATTCATCAACGTTCGGGAATTGATTTCGGGCAAATTCTGGATTTAATTCCTATAGAACGTGGAACGTCGGGACGTCTTGTGCGATTGAAAATTGTAGGAACTTTGCGAACGCTTATTATCGGAAAAGAACTGGAAATACGTCGTACCCTATCTACTTCCCATCTGTATAGCTCCGCCTTCGTAGTAGACAAGGAATATGAAGAAAAAGGACATAAAGAGGATAAAATACCTTCACGATTCATCCTTACCGGAGCCGGATGGGGACATGGAGTAGGACTTTGTCAGATTGGTGCTGCCGTAATGGGAGAGCAAGGTTACAAATATGAAGAAATACTGTCTCACTATTACCCCGGCAGTACGCTCGAAAAACAATATCAATAA
- a CDS encoding DUF4922 domain-containing protein, whose translation MKTTINCFLPFSRLEETMKTVKELRASELVDNIYLLASPITNVCLPGCELINVEKLQSTEAMQAIAAHSNGTYTLLYTKHTALQLNLFALERMVQIMEMSQAGMVYADHNQQVGGTVKPTPTIDYQLGSLRDDFDFGSLLLFRSDDFKKAAKATKEKYQYAGLYDLRLKVSQKSELVHINEYLYTEVENDLRKSGEKQFDYVDPKNRQVQIEMEQACTSHLKAIGGYLNQDARLVDFSSSVFEYEASVIIPVRNRIRTIKEAVQSALSQQTTFPFNVIVIDNHSTDGTSEVLQSLSTDQRLIHVIPDKDSLGIGGCWNVGIHHEKCGKFAVQLDSDDVYKDEYTLQIIVDAFYQQKCAMVIGTYMMTDFEMQEIAPGIIDHKEWTPDNGRNNALRINGLGAPRAFYTPILREIKVPNTSYGEDYALGLRISRDYQIGRIYDVIYLCRRWEGNSDAALSIEKVNQNNLYKDRLRTWELQQRIQQQDALLENFQQEIEQLFQKQILSWELAKENFRALEQYREQTKKMNGEIDGEYVQAQLFFNPKRILSTTAQTDATSIHSRSCFLCQTNRPQEQEFLSYRNYQILVNPYPIFNTHLTIADKKHQPQSITGRFEDMIEFTDIMKDYFLMYNGPECGASAPDHAHFQACSKNEIIYGVFYDTDNDNTCSKLIDNDQVNIISVNSPVCLINIQADNKKTMSETFYQIYDILAANSHGKEPMMNILAWYGLERTKEFFGDNYDYEFESVAARPYSCNIFLRNKHRPDCYYAEGAEQILISPAIAEMNRIFPIVREEDMKKLTIEKIYDIYREVSISQEKLQEISERIKAVL comes from the coding sequence ATGAAAACAACAATCAACTGTTTTCTCCCTTTTAGCAGGTTGGAAGAAACCATGAAAACGGTGAAAGAATTACGTGCATCGGAGTTAGTAGATAACATCTATTTATTAGCATCCCCTATTACCAATGTCTGTCTTCCCGGATGTGAACTTATCAATGTAGAGAAGTTACAATCCACAGAAGCAATGCAAGCCATTGCCGCACATTCAAACGGAACATATACCTTGCTTTATACCAAACATACTGCGCTGCAATTGAATCTGTTTGCACTTGAGAGAATGGTTCAAATCATGGAAATGAGTCAGGCAGGCATGGTATACGCGGATCACAATCAACAGGTGGGCGGCACAGTAAAACCGACTCCAACCATTGACTATCAACTCGGCAGTCTTCGGGATGATTTCGATTTCGGTTCATTATTATTGTTCCGAAGCGATGATTTCAAGAAAGCAGCAAAAGCTACAAAAGAGAAATATCAATATGCAGGTCTATATGATTTAAGACTCAAAGTTTCTCAAAAGAGCGAACTGGTGCATATCAATGAATATCTATACACGGAAGTAGAAAATGACCTACGAAAAAGCGGTGAAAAACAATTTGACTACGTAGACCCTAAAAATCGCCAGGTACAAATCGAAATGGAACAGGCATGTACCAGTCATTTAAAAGCAATCGGCGGCTATCTGAATCAGGATGCCCGACTTGTGGACTTTTCCAGTTCCGTTTTCGAATATGAAGCTTCTGTTATTATCCCCGTGCGCAACCGCATACGCACGATTAAAGAGGCTGTTCAGTCAGCTTTAAGTCAGCAAACGACTTTCCCTTTCAATGTCATTGTGATTGATAATCATTCAACAGACGGCACGTCTGAAGTACTTCAATCACTAAGCACCGACCAACGGCTGATCCACGTAATTCCTGATAAGGACAGTCTTGGCATCGGTGGTTGCTGGAATGTAGGCATCCACCATGAAAAATGTGGAAAGTTTGCCGTTCAGCTTGACAGCGACGATGTGTACAAAGACGAATATACCCTGCAAATCATAGTCGACGCTTTCTATCAACAGAAATGCGCCATGGTAATCGGCACTTATATGATGACCGACTTTGAGATGCAGGAAATTGCTCCCGGCATCATTGACCATAAAGAATGGACACCCGACAACGGACGGAACAACGCATTACGTATCAACGGTCTGGGAGCTCCCCGTGCATTCTATACGCCCATTCTTCGGGAAATCAAAGTTCCGAACACAAGCTATGGAGAGGACTATGCCCTTGGATTGAGAATTTCACGCGATTATCAGATAGGCAGAATATACGACGTGATTTACCTTTGCCGCCGATGGGAAGGAAATTCGGACGCTGCATTGTCCATCGAGAAAGTCAACCAAAACAATTTGTATAAAGACCGGCTTCGCACCTGGGAACTGCAACAACGCATCCAACAACAAGATGCGCTATTAGAGAATTTCCAGCAAGAAATCGAACAGTTATTCCAAAAGCAAATCCTTTCATGGGAACTTGCCAAAGAGAATTTCCGAGCGCTGGAACAATATCGGGAACAAACAAAAAAAATGAATGGAGAGATAGATGGCGAATATGTACAAGCACAATTATTCTTTAATCCGAAACGTATTTTGTCGACTACCGCACAGACAGATGCCACCTCTATTCACTCGCGGTCTTGCTTCCTCTGCCAGACAAACCGCCCGCAGGAACAAGAGTTTCTCAGCTATAGGAATTATCAGATACTGGTAAATCCCTACCCCATATTCAATACCCACCTCACGATCGCGGATAAGAAACATCAACCGCAATCCATAACCGGACGTTTTGAAGACATGATAGAATTCACCGACATCATGAAAGACTACTTCCTCATGTATAATGGTCCGGAATGTGGAGCCTCAGCTCCCGACCATGCTCATTTTCAAGCCTGTAGCAAAAACGAAATCATATATGGAGTGTTTTACGATACCGATAACGATAATACTTGTTCGAAATTAATAGACAACGATCAGGTGAATATAATTTCTGTAAATTCTCCTGTCTGTTTAATCAATATCCAGGCGGACAATAAGAAAACAATGTCAGAAACCTTTTATCAGATTTACGACATTTTGGCGGCAAATAGCCACGGGAAAGAGCCCATGATGAATATTCTTGCCTGGTATGGTCTGGAACGCACCAAAGAATTCTTCGGAGATAACTACGACTATGAATTTGAATCAGTGGCCGCACGCCCTTATTCTTGTAATATCTTCCTACGCAACAAACATCGTCCGGACTGTTACTACGCAGAAGGAGCCGAACAGATTCTTATTAGTCCCGCCATTGCCGAAATGAACAGAATATTTCCCATAGTACGTGAAGAAGATATGAAGAAACTGACTATTGAAAAGATATACGATATCTATCGGGAAGTATCTATATCTCAGGAAAAGCTACAAGAAATATCAGAACGCATTAAAGCCGTATTATGA
- a CDS encoding sodium:solute symporter, with translation MSPAVISITIVAYFIILFTISYIAGHKADNEGFFVGNRKSAWYIVAFAMIGSTISGVTFVSVPGMVQTSCFSYLQMVLGFIVGQFIIAFVLVPLFYRMNLVSIYEYLENRFGASSYKTGAWFFFISKMLGAAVRLFLVCLTLQLLIFEPFHLPFLLNVMLTVFIVWLYTFRGGVKSLIWTDVLKTFCLVVSVVLCIHYIASSLHLNFSGLITTISDSDFSKTFFFDDVNDKRYFFKQFLAGVFTVIAMNGLDQDMMQRNLSCKNFRDSQKNMITSGISQFFVILLFLMLGVLLYTFTAKQGIANPDKSDEIFPMIATGDYFPGIVGILFIIGLIASAYSAAGSALTALTTSFTVDILHAQRKGDTALSKIRKHVHIGMAIVMGIVIFIFNLLNNTSVIDAIYTLASYTYGPILGLFAFGIFTKKQVYDKYIPLAAIASPVLCYVLQRNSEAWFNGYQISYELLIINALFTFIGLSLLIKKQDKATSHPIKK, from the coding sequence ATGAGTCCAGCCGTTATATCTATTACTATTGTGGCATACTTTATAATCCTGTTCACTATCTCTTATATAGCAGGACACAAAGCCGACAATGAGGGATTTTTTGTCGGAAACCGTAAATCGGCATGGTATATTGTTGCTTTTGCCATGATTGGTTCCACGATTTCGGGGGTTACTTTTGTCTCTGTTCCGGGCATGGTACAAACCAGCTGTTTCTCTTATCTGCAAATGGTACTCGGCTTTATAGTCGGGCAGTTTATTATAGCCTTTGTACTTGTCCCACTGTTCTATCGGATGAATCTAGTTTCTATTTATGAATATTTGGAGAACAGATTCGGAGCATCATCTTATAAAACAGGAGCATGGTTCTTCTTTATCTCAAAGATGCTGGGAGCTGCCGTTCGACTATTTCTGGTATGCCTGACACTGCAACTGCTGATCTTTGAGCCTTTCCATCTTCCTTTCCTGTTGAATGTCATGCTTACTGTATTTATAGTATGGCTCTATACCTTCCGGGGCGGAGTGAAATCATTGATATGGACGGATGTGCTGAAAACATTCTGCCTGGTAGTCTCTGTGGTACTATGCATTCATTACATAGCTTCCAGCTTGCACCTCAACTTTAGCGGCCTGATTACTACCATATCAGATAGTGACTTCTCCAAAACATTTTTCTTTGATGACGTGAACGACAAACGCTATTTCTTCAAACAGTTCCTTGCAGGAGTGTTCACCGTCATTGCCATGAACGGACTCGACCAGGATATGATGCAACGCAATCTTAGCTGTAAGAACTTCCGGGATTCTCAAAAGAATATGATTACAAGCGGTATCTCGCAATTCTTTGTCATTTTGTTGTTCCTCATGCTCGGTGTATTGCTTTATACATTTACGGCAAAGCAGGGAATCGCCAATCCGGACAAGAGTGATGAGATATTCCCAATGATTGCCACAGGAGATTATTTTCCGGGAATAGTAGGTATACTCTTTATCATCGGATTAATAGCTTCCGCTTACTCGGCTGCCGGTTCGGCACTTACGGCCCTGACCACTTCTTTCACTGTAGATATCTTACATGCACAGCGAAAAGGAGATACAGCGCTTAGCAAGATACGCAAACATGTACATATCGGTATGGCTATTGTTATGGGAATCGTTATTTTCATTTTCAACCTACTGAACAATACCAGTGTGATCGATGCTATTTATACATTAGCCAGTTACACCTATGGTCCCATCCTCGGACTATTTGCTTTCGGTATCTTCACCAAGAAACAAGTTTATGACAAATATATTCCGTTGGCAGCTATCGCTTCTCCTGTACTTTGTTATGTCCTGCAAAGGAATTCGGAAGCATGGTTCAACGGTTATCAAATCAGCTACGAATTACTGATAATCAATGCTTTGTTTACCTTTATCGGGCTATCTTTGCTCATTAAAAAACAAGACAAAGCGACGTCACACCCCATTAAAAAATAA